Proteins encoded together in one Asterias rubens chromosome 4, eAstRub1.3, whole genome shotgun sequence window:
- the LOC117289168 gene encoding uncharacterized protein LOC117289168: MAGETRPGVERSTPANHPGRSGESKARSSTGRSRSSRSLPNCYVCGARGADTILRSRPHASDAFFPFLQYHDASSGSVFRADGTVDCCQVCQAFLKQQWMAHESTNTPIVKRLYWLKRSEGTGVGHSNKPDPQMQVSPQVREEMYKLNIRDSHYSDAGVSMPLSTGPDNPRQDNGFPAPPETPDHKRRISFDNVDVDIPSVTVCYGCSSTTSKQSIRVVHTSHWSKSEAPYFPCILGHPAPAGAKPVDNLGRVLMCELCTLFLLRQWHSFERDSVPLHQRKYHLRSEADPNPNIESGAPNHIVCFLCGKAVTLSDTHLIRARRYNSSEPYYPFLDKHTPLTGSSPLSKEGLAQVCLACSKDLYEQWNAHELTHTPHDKRVYRIHKAKKHSRMHTSAEHSLHKQVDIKPKLNVCYLCAQSVPEEHTKMVDTLAPDKNSNRLMYFPFLTNIKRQSHAKPIEANGRVATCSNCFLELEQQWKVYQAEGIPHSERRYIGKYKLGSPTDTHSFSKGVCYLCGAHCDPNRLYKLHSYPRKTTGNIDETTPFFPFLASRNPAPSAISIDADGTAFSCMFCYFNLIAQWQDFEDSKVFTDTNRWLRHYFVHEFACFVCSHLTSRDDVRTVSTKEFPCLLRIERPRGAVVLEHGNIVYTCSTCELSLIRQRRTFDHMKTPEGKRKYKLGEHTLGEYEEDCTGY; this comes from the coding sequence ATGGCCGGTGAAACGAGACCGGGAGTTGAGCGTTCGACACCGGCCAACCATCCGGGTCGCAGCGGGGAGAGCAAGGCGCGTTCCTCCACGGGCCGGTCGCGGTCTTCACGCTCGCTTCCCAACTGCTACGTGTGTGGTGCACGTGGGGCAGACACCATATTGAGAAGCCGTCCTCATGCAAGTGATGCTTTCTTCCCGTTTCTTCAATATCATGATGCTTCATCAGGATCTGTGTTTCGAGCGGATGGTACAGTAGACTGCTGTCAAGTATGCCAAGCCTTCTTAAAGCAGCAATGGATGGCACATGAAAGTACCAATACACCGATTGTGAAACGTCTCTACTGGTTGAAACGCAGTGAGGGGACAGGGGTGGGTCATAGCAACAAGCCAGACCCACAGATGCAAGTCAGCCCTCAGGTCCGTGAAGAGATGTACAAACTTAACATCCGAGACTCCCACTATTCTGACGCAGGGGTGTCCATGCCATTATCAACAGGTCCCGATAATCCACGACAGGATAATGGTTTTCCCGCACCGCCCGAAACTCCGGATCATAAAAGAAGGATATCTTTTGATAATGTTGACGTTGATATACCATCAGTCACTGTTTGCTATGGATGTAGCTCCACCACATCCAAACAGTCCATACGAGTTGTACACACAAGCCATTGGTCTAAATCGGAAGCGCCGTATTTTCCCTGCATCCTTGGCCACCCCGCCCCTGCTGGAGCAAAACCTGTCGATAATCTTGGTCGAGTGTTAATGTGTGAACTCTGCACTTTGTTTCTTCTTCGTCAGTGGCATTCATTCGAGAGGGACAGTGTACCCCTTCACCAACGGAAATATCACCTGAGATCTGAAGCTGACCCTAATCCTAACATAGAGTCCGGGGCGCCAAACCACATAGTTTGTTTTCTGTGTGGGAAGGCTGTCACGCTGTCTGATACGCACCTCATACGTGCTCGACGGTACAACAGCAGTGAACCGTATTACCCATTTTTAGATAAACACACCCCCCTCACAGGGAGTTCTCCTTTAAGCAAAGAGGGTCTGGCCCAGGTGTGTCTAGCATGCAGCAAGGATCTATACGAGCAATGGAACGCGCACGAATTAACCCATACTCCGCACGACAAGCGCGTATATCGCATCCACAAGGCTAAGAAGCACTCAAGAATGCATACGAGCGCAGAGCATAGTTTACATAAGCAGGTTGACATCAAACCCAAGTTGAATGTCTGCTACCTGTGTGCGCAGTCAGTACCCGAAGAGCACACGAAAATGGTTGACACACTAGCCCCGGATAAGAACAGCAACCGTTTGATGTATTTTCCTTTTCTAACTAATATAAAAAGACAATCCCATGCGAAGCCAATTGAAGCAAACGGACGCGTTGCCACGTGCAGTAACTGCTTCCTGGAGCTGGAGCAACAGTGGAAGGTCTACCAAGCCGAAGGTATCCCACACAGTGAGCGACGATATATCGGGAAATATAAACTAGGGTCGCCCACTGACACCCACTCCTTCTCTAAGGGTGTTTGCTATCTTTGCGGAGCCCACTGCGATCCCAACAGACTCTACAAACTGCACTCTTACCCTCGCAAGACCACGGGCAACATCGACGAGACCACGCCTTTCTTCCCGTTTCTTGCAAGTCGTAACCCCGCCCCAAGCGCCATTTCAATCGATGCGGACGGCACCGCCTTCAGCTGCATGTTCTGTTACTTCAACCTGATAGCCCAATGGCAGGATTTTGAGGATTCCAAGGTGTTTACGGACACCAATCGCTGGCTTCGTCACTACTTCGTTCATGAGTTTGCGTGCTTCGTTTGTAGCCACTTGACATCTCGGGATGATGTACGCACTGTCAGCACCAAGGAGTTCCCCTGTCTACTCCGAATCGAAAGACCGAGAGGGGCAGTAGTTTTGGAACATGGAAATATTGTCTACACATGTAGCACATGCGAGTTGTCGCTAATTCGTCAAAGGAGAACATTTGATCATATGAAAACGCCTGAGGGAAAGAGAAAATACAAGCTTGGTGAACATACTCTAGGAGAG